A part of Candidatus Nezhaarchaeota archaeon genomic DNA contains:
- a CDS encoding B12-binding domain-containing radical SAM protein: MSCSERVEFLEYNVVKKSWRKSRLKIALCYPNTYKVGMTGLTVQQLYYLLNLDDEVLCERCFFSEPPTTIESQAELKAFDVIAFTLQYEEDYINMVKMLMNANINPLAQKRSENDPLIIAGGQAISANPLPLSRIVDCAFIGELEPKLYELIDALKEQRSKRARLNRLYDLDCVYFPDKATVKRSTAKDLDSTPHITAQLATDNGDAAIDPIFTKAFYIEACRSCHRKCRFCLVSWTNGPFRYRSFSKAKELLDVGLQHSKVKRVVLLGAAIFDVPWLKDMCKEVIARGLKISIPSLRPDVIDDELIKLIKEGGQRSLALGLESFSYKDRLFLGKPYEDSVIEETFQIVINEGLTEIKLYLITCLPREEGLDESLITLQKIIKLLDKGGTSLHISINPLIPKSNTPFQWLPPPDPLMVKDCYKKFIKLFRHPKVRIDFLNPYRASLQGILSLGLEDIGLRLVELAQLTSTTWFTMAKALSKTFRAIEGDGPWKVIDFGYDRRLLRRSFEEALSLINSSITMWRWCKNVQPSNHS, translated from the coding sequence ATGTCTTGCTCAGAACGAGTAGAATTTCTTGAGTATAACGTAGTTAAAAAAAGTTGGAGGAAAAGTAGGTTAAAGATAGCTCTATGTTATCCTAACACATATAAGGTTGGCATGACTGGTTTAACTGTTCAACAATTATACTATCTCCTCAATCTAGATGATGAAGTTTTATGCGAACGATGCTTCTTTAGCGAGCCTCCTACAACCATTGAAAGTCAAGCGGAGCTGAAAGCCTTTGATGTTATTGCTTTCACTCTACAATATGAAGAGGACTACATAAACATGGTTAAAATGCTCATGAACGCCAACATAAATCCTCTAGCTCAAAAACGATCTGAAAATGACCCTTTAATAATTGCTGGTGGTCAGGCCATATCAGCAAATCCTCTACCTCTCTCAAGGATCGTTGACTGCGCATTCATTGGTGAACTTGAACCAAAGTTGTATGAGCTAATTGATGCACTAAAAGAGCAAAGATCTAAGAGGGCAAGGTTAAATCGATTATATGACTTAGACTGCGTGTACTTTCCCGATAAAGCTACCGTTAAAAGATCAACCGCTAAGGATTTAGATAGCACTCCTCACATAACAGCTCAATTAGCTACTGATAACGGTGATGCAGCGATTGATCCCATCTTTACCAAAGCTTTTTACATAGAGGCGTGTAGGTCATGTCACAGAAAATGCCGTTTCTGCTTAGTGTCCTGGACTAATGGGCCTTTTAGATATAGAAGCTTCAGCAAGGCTAAGGAATTACTTGATGTAGGCCTACAACATAGCAAGGTAAAGCGTGTTGTGCTCTTAGGAGCCGCGATATTCGATGTACCATGGCTCAAGGATATGTGTAAAGAGGTAATAGCGAGAGGTCTAAAAATCTCCATACCATCCCTTAGGCCTGACGTCATCGATGATGAACTCATTAAGTTAATTAAGGAAGGTGGTCAAAGAAGCTTAGCTCTAGGCTTAGAATCATTTTCATATAAAGACAGACTTTTCCTAGGGAAACCATATGAAGATTCCGTAATAGAGGAAACTTTTCAAATAGTCATAAATGAGGGATTAACAGAGATCAAGCTTTATCTCATAACTTGTCTACCAAGAGAGGAAGGTCTAGACGAATCGTTAATAACATTACAGAAAATAATTAAGCTTCTAGATAAAGGTGGCACGAGCCTCCATATATCAATAAACCCCTTAATCCCCAAATCTAACACCCCATTCCAGTGGTTACCTCCTCCTGACCCCTTAATGGTAAAGGATTGTTATAAGAAATTCATTAAACTCTTTAGGCATCCGAAGGTTAGGATTGACTTCTTAAATCCATATAGAGCATCATTGCAGGGAATCTTGTCGCTCGGACTTGAGGATATCGGGCTTCGCTTAGTAGAGCTTGCACAATTAACGTCAACTACGTGGTTCACTATGGCCAAAGCTCTTTCAAAGACGTTTAGAGCCATTGAGGGAGACGGTCCCTGGAAGGTTATAGATTTTGGCTATGACCGGCGACTTTTAAGAAGAAGCTTTGAAGAAGCTTTAAGCCTTATTAACTCTAGCATTACAATGTGGCGATGGTGTAAGAATGTGCAACCAAGTAATCATTCCTAA
- a CDS encoding DHH family phosphoesterase produces MVRLIKQVKHIVITSHQNSDVDAVLSCCITKKLINSINPHVVVDVIVPRINVTAKKVLERLGLSNVIEEGDRFPEYDTCFFIDVNNPSHLGPLQKEVRIDKPVVIIDHHKPSSAIPPNTLISIIDEQAIATAEVLCDLMCELGIKPNKKEALCLLIGILYDSRKLSIGGLKTFHKVSFLLSCGASLAEASSILYMPLSYSEKIARLKASQRACLLSIGQWVVALSNVGSYEASAARALIDLGADIAAVCNEFEGGSRMCVRASEEFVRLTGIHLGKELEDLGLAMSGSGGGHASAACMSTPRTCNEVLKRFLELLSDRLKLPIKKVD; encoded by the coding sequence GTGGTGAGACTCATTAAGCAAGTCAAGCATATTGTAATTACAAGCCATCAAAACAGCGATGTTGATGCCGTTTTAAGCTGCTGTATTACAAAGAAGCTTATAAATAGTATAAATCCCCATGTAGTGGTTGACGTCATAGTACCACGAATAAATGTGACAGCTAAGAAGGTCCTAGAAAGATTGGGATTATCCAACGTCATTGAGGAGGGAGATCGCTTTCCGGAATATGACACATGTTTTTTCATTGATGTCAATAACCCATCACACTTAGGTCCATTGCAAAAGGAAGTGAGAATTGACAAGCCGGTTGTGATAATAGATCATCACAAGCCTTCAAGCGCCATCCCACCCAATACCCTCATTTCAATAATAGATGAACAAGCCATAGCCACCGCTGAAGTCTTATGTGATTTGATGTGCGAATTAGGCATTAAGCCTAACAAAAAGGAGGCATTATGTCTGTTAATAGGCATATTATATGATTCAAGGAAATTATCGATAGGGGGTCTGAAAACATTTCATAAAGTTTCTTTCTTGCTTTCATGCGGTGCGTCATTGGCTGAGGCATCTTCAATTCTGTACATGCCATTAAGCTACTCGGAGAAAATTGCTAGGTTAAAAGCATCACAAAGGGCTTGCCTCCTCTCTATAGGGCAGTGGGTGGTGGCACTTTCAAACGTCGGCTCCTATGAGGCATCAGCAGCACGTGCATTAATAGACTTAGGAGCCGACATAGCAGCCGTATGCAACGAGTTTGAGGGGGGCTCGAGGATGTGTGTTAGGGCTAGTGAAGAGTTCGTTAGGTTGACAGGCATACACCTAGGAAAAGAACTTGAAGACTTGGGTCTAGCAATGTCAGGTTCAGGAGGGGGACATGCGAGTGCTGCATGTATGAGTACCCCAAGAACGTGCAACGAGGTCCTGAAGAGGTTCCTTGAATTGTTAAGCGACAGACTCAAGCTGCCGATAAAGAAGGTAGATTGA
- a CDS encoding DUF3194 domain-containing protein, whose translation MERDSLETILKMVQEKALSYAMKIVSPKELVDINIMLFFSEGNLTVDVQLSLHEASMKDPNEVARKIAQYVIDVFDRLWRESCEVNERGETH comes from the coding sequence ATGGAGAGAGATAGTTTAGAAACCATACTTAAGATGGTCCAAGAAAAAGCCCTAAGTTATGCGATGAAGATCGTGAGCCCAAAAGAGCTGGTGGACATTAACATTATGCTCTTTTTTAGTGAAGGAAACCTTACTGTAGACGTTCAGTTATCACTGCATGAGGCAAGCATGAAGGATCCAAACGAAGTGGCTAGGAAGATTGCTCAATACGTCATTGACGTTTTTGACAGGTTGTGGAGGGAAAGTTGTGAGGTTAATGAGCGTGGTGAGACTCATTAA
- a CDS encoding prefoldin subunit beta, translating to MQAQIPPELQHKIMQFQELQERIKALALRRQQLEIELREVERTLDELKNVSDEMPVFKFSGKLLIRVNKEDVVKELSDKKETLELHIRTLEKQEDHARRRFEELRQDLSRALANIQTTE from the coding sequence ATGCAGGCACAAATACCGCCCGAATTACAACATAAGATAATGCAGTTTCAAGAGTTACAAGAACGTATTAAGGCTTTAGCTCTTAGAAGGCAACAACTTGAAATAGAATTACGAGAAGTAGAGAGGACATTAGATGAACTTAAAAATGTAAGCGATGAAATGCCTGTGTTTAAATTCTCTGGGAAGCTACTTATTCGCGTAAATAAAGAGGATGTTGTTAAAGAATTAAGTGATAAAAAGGAAACCTTGGAGTTACACATAAGAACTTTAGAGAAACAGGAAGACCATGCTAGAAGGAGATTTGAAGAGTTAAGACAAGATTTGAGTAGAGCCTTAGCTAACATTCAAACGACAGAGTAG
- a CDS encoding KEOPS complex subunit Pcc1, whose product MSNHQHSAKIEIILKDRRLSRVFYLALRPEVKDKAKGYNVEMLLENEKLIVKFNAKSLSRLRAILNSYMRWIKSIQEVITR is encoded by the coding sequence TTGTCCAACCATCAGCATAGCGCTAAGATAGAAATAATATTAAAAGATCGCCGGCTAAGCAGGGTGTTTTACTTAGCTCTAAGACCTGAAGTTAAAGACAAGGCTAAAGGATATAACGTCGAGATGCTCCTTGAGAATGAGAAGCTGATAGTAAAGTTTAATGCTAAGAGTCTTAGCAGATTAAGAGCGATATTGAACTCGTATATGAGGTGGATAAAGTCTATACAAGAAGTAATTACTAGGTGA
- a CDS encoding 50S ribosomal protein L37ae gives MGRTKKVGTAGRFGAQYGSTIRKVVAEIERKMKGPHKCPYCQSVGKLKREAVGIWYCRKCKATFAGGAYVPLTG, from the coding sequence TTGGGAAGAACCAAGAAGGTTGGTACGGCAGGTAGATTTGGTGCACAATATGGTTCAACAATTCGAAAAGTAGTAGCAGAAATAGAAAGAAAAATGAAGGGTCCTCACAAGTGTCCTTACTGCCAGTCAGTAGGTAAGTTAAAACGCGAAGCCGTTGGCATATGGTACTGCAGGAAATGCAAAGCAACTTTTGCTGGAGGGGCTTATGTACCCCTAACTGGTTAA
- the rrp42 gene encoding exosome complex protein Rrp42 has product MISKVRRQQIIETLYSGLRLDGRRLEDFRSIEIKCGAIANADGSAEVRIGKTLVIAGVKTSIGTPFPDTPNMGILIINAEFLPIASPTFEPGPPDENAIEMARVIDRGLRRSEMIDLKQLCIVPGKAVWEIWVDIHALNHDGNLMDASALASVAALLTAKIPKAIVGESGEVKIDKSIRERLPIRCIPATVTVAKIGDKFVVDPCLDEEEIADAFVTSTFIGDKLCAVQKRGEKGLTVEEMLKSLQIAQRKAQELIMIVKEAVNLGKNQEGWYGR; this is encoded by the coding sequence ATGATATCTAAAGTTCGAAGGCAGCAGATAATAGAGACCCTTTATTCAGGTCTAAGATTAGATGGTAGAAGACTGGAAGATTTTAGAAGTATTGAGATTAAATGCGGAGCTATAGCTAATGCGGATGGATCTGCAGAGGTCAGGATAGGCAAGACATTAGTCATAGCTGGTGTGAAAACAAGTATAGGGACCCCGTTCCCTGACACGCCAAATATGGGTATATTGATTATAAATGCAGAGTTTCTACCCATAGCGTCACCAACATTTGAGCCTGGACCTCCTGACGAGAACGCCATAGAGATGGCAAGGGTTATCGATAGAGGGTTGAGAAGGTCAGAGATGATAGACTTAAAGCAGCTATGCATAGTTCCAGGTAAGGCTGTGTGGGAGATATGGGTTGATATACATGCACTGAATCATGATGGCAATTTGATGGATGCCTCGGCGTTAGCATCCGTTGCGGCTCTTTTAACGGCTAAGATACCTAAAGCTATTGTAGGTGAAAGTGGTGAAGTAAAGATAGATAAGAGCATTAGAGAGAGGCTACCTATAAGATGTATCCCTGCAACTGTTACTGTAGCTAAAATAGGTGATAAATTTGTTGTAGATCCCTGCCTTGATGAAGAGGAAATTGCTGATGCCTTTGTGACCTCAACGTTTATAGGTGACAAACTATGTGCTGTTCAGAAAAGAGGCGAGAAAGGTTTGACAGTAGAGGAAATGTTAAAGAGCCTTCAGATAGCACAAAGAAAAGCACAAGAACTAATCATGATAGTTAAGGAGGCTGTTAACCTTGGGAAGAACCAAGAAGGTTGGTACGGCAGGTAG
- the rrp41 gene encoding exosome complex exonuclease Rrp41, with translation MTLKDEKLRLMTADGRRPDGRRPDEIRDIKIKVGVLENADGSAYIEQGNTKVYAAVYGPREVHPRHLALPNKAIIRCRYHMAPFSVEERKSPAPTRREIELSKVIREALTPAILVEQFPFSSIDVFIEVINADGSTRCASIVAASVALAIAGIPMRDLVAACSVGKVDGVLVLDVTDIEDKYGEVDLPFAIMPNRGEITLFQLDGVLSIEEVEKAVSMATKACKEIYEKQKSALKAKYLEIRRIIEGVVT, from the coding sequence ATGACGTTGAAAGATGAGAAGCTAAGACTTATGACCGCCGATGGAAGGAGACCTGATGGAAGGAGACCTGATGAGATAAGAGACATTAAGATAAAAGTTGGAGTGTTGGAAAACGCTGATGGATCAGCATACATTGAGCAAGGAAATACGAAAGTTTATGCAGCAGTATACGGTCCTCGAGAAGTTCACCCAAGACACTTAGCCCTGCCAAATAAAGCCATTATACGTTGTAGATATCATATGGCGCCATTCTCTGTTGAAGAAAGAAAATCGCCTGCTCCAACTAGAAGAGAAATAGAACTATCAAAAGTTATAAGAGAAGCCTTAACACCAGCGATACTTGTAGAACAGTTTCCGTTCTCTTCTATAGATGTCTTCATTGAAGTGATAAATGCTGATGGGAGCACTAGATGTGCAAGTATAGTAGCTGCATCTGTAGCTTTAGCAATAGCAGGTATACCTATGAGAGATCTTGTAGCAGCATGTTCAGTTGGCAAGGTAGATGGTGTCTTGGTGCTAGACGTGACTGATATAGAAGACAAGTACGGCGAAGTTGACTTACCATTTGCAATAATGCCTAACAGAGGTGAGATAACACTATTTCAGCTAGATGGTGTACTGAGTATAGAAGAAGTTGAAAAAGCCGTATCCATGGCCACTAAGGCTTGTAAAGAGATATATGAAAAACAAAAAAGTGCTTTGAAAGCAAAGTACCTCGAAATACGCAGGATCATTGAAGGGGTTGTAACATGA
- the rrp4 gene encoding exosome complex RNA-binding protein Rrp4, with protein MPLYVKDWDIVVPGELIAEGEYIAGPYVYKEESKLYSMTIGIAEYKKGVIRVVPLQGPYIPKVGDVVIGIVVDYSPTAYILDINSFYKATLQAIEIIPSQRNVFSEDLAKYLDIGDVVACKVAKFDKYSDVLVTCKGKDLGKLSEGRLVKISPAKIPRLIGRKGSMVNLIKKETECKIVIGQNGYIWIKGKDRRLEALAERAVKKIEQEAHMSGLTQRIQDMLKIEKGG; from the coding sequence ATGCCCCTCTACGTCAAGGATTGGGACATAGTAGTTCCAGGAGAGCTGATTGCTGAGGGCGAGTACATAGCGGGTCCCTACGTTTATAAAGAGGAGTCCAAGCTGTACTCGATGACTATTGGGATAGCAGAGTACAAAAAGGGGGTGATAAGAGTAGTACCATTGCAAGGTCCTTACATACCTAAGGTAGGAGATGTGGTTATAGGCATAGTCGTAGATTATTCGCCGACAGCTTATATACTTGACATAAACTCCTTCTACAAGGCAACCCTGCAAGCAATTGAGATTATACCATCACAAAGAAATGTATTCTCGGAGGACTTGGCAAAGTACTTGGATATAGGAGATGTCGTAGCTTGTAAGGTTGCAAAATTCGATAAATATTCCGACGTGTTAGTGACGTGCAAAGGCAAAGATTTAGGGAAATTATCTGAAGGAAGACTGGTAAAGATAAGTCCAGCTAAGATACCAAGACTTATAGGCAGAAAGGGGTCCATGGTTAATTTAATTAAAAAAGAGACAGAGTGCAAGATCGTCATAGGTCAGAATGGTTATATTTGGATTAAAGGTAAGGATCGTAGACTTGAGGCCTTAGCCGAGAGGGCCGTAAAGAAAATAGAGCAGGAGGCTCATATGAGCGGGCTTACTCAGAGAATACAAGACATGCTAAAGATTGAGAAGGGAGGCTAA
- a CDS encoding ribosome assembly factor SBDS yields the protein MSGESEHSIARLVVGAERFEVLVNPEKAWQLKQGVKIDIKEVMINDVVYKDAKKGLRASKEVLQKFFKTIDPYEVGKSIVLRGEIQLTARQRKEMIESKRKQIITFISRNCVDAKTGLPLPPTRVELLLNETRISIDPFRDAEEQALEVIKLLRAKAPIKLSKVLLEIKASPQYASKVYSLVPRYGDILKSQWLSDGSWKGEVEVPAGLQLEFIDKLNKMTHGDIEVKIVSKS from the coding sequence ATGAGCGGAGAAAGTGAGCATTCGATAGCAAGACTAGTTGTAGGTGCTGAAAGATTTGAAGTCTTAGTTAATCCTGAAAAAGCTTGGCAATTAAAGCAAGGAGTAAAGATCGATATTAAAGAAGTCATGATTAATGATGTTGTATACAAAGATGCAAAAAAGGGGTTAAGAGCCTCAAAAGAAGTTTTACAAAAGTTCTTTAAAACGATCGATCCCTATGAGGTGGGTAAAAGTATAGTTTTACGAGGCGAAATACAATTAACAGCCAGGCAGAGGAAGGAAATGATTGAAAGTAAGCGAAAGCAGATAATAACATTCATATCTAGAAATTGCGTTGATGCTAAGACCGGTTTACCATTACCACCAACAAGGGTTGAGCTTCTACTGAATGAAACTAGAATTTCAATAGATCCCTTTAGAGATGCAGAGGAACAGGCACTTGAAGTTATCAAACTATTGCGAGCTAAAGCGCCCATAAAACTATCTAAGGTCTTGTTAGAAATTAAGGCCTCACCTCAATACGCCAGCAAGGTCTATTCGCTAGTTCCTCGCTACGGAGATATACTGAAAAGTCAGTGGTTAAGTGATGGTTCATGGAAGGGAGAAGTGGAGGTACCAGCTGGTCTACAGCTTGAGTTTATAGACAAGCTAAATAAGATGACTCATGGCGACATCGAGGTTAAGATAGTTAGCAAAAGTTAG
- the psmA gene encoding archaeal proteasome endopeptidase complex subunit alpha, translating into MFTPPSMGYDRAITVFSPEGRLYQVEYALEAVKRGWTTLGIKCQDGVVVAVEKKRISPLVDPDTMEKIWKIDDHVGIAYAGLASDGRVLIDRARIEAQIHRMIYDEPIDIEVLTRRISDLKQLYTQHAGVRPFGVSFIIAGVDRAGPRLYMTEPSGAYAGYHAVVIGVGAQIATELLEKHYELGLNVEKGIFLALKCMEAVIEGGLQADKIEIAIAEVKRGRFDKLRPEDVRRLIEKYKGGKESG; encoded by the coding sequence ATGTTCACACCTCCAAGCATGGGGTATGATAGGGCTATAACAGTATTTTCACCGGAAGGAAGGTTGTACCAAGTTGAGTATGCGTTAGAGGCTGTGAAGAGAGGATGGACTACACTGGGTATTAAGTGTCAGGATGGAGTCGTAGTTGCAGTAGAAAAGAAGAGAATTTCTCCACTAGTTGATCCTGATACTATGGAGAAGATATGGAAGATAGACGATCATGTTGGAATTGCATATGCTGGGTTAGCATCGGATGGCAGAGTTTTAATTGATAGAGCTAGAATTGAGGCACAAATTCATAGGATGATATATGATGAGCCGATAGACATAGAGGTCTTGACTCGCAGAATAAGTGACCTAAAGCAACTTTATACTCAACATGCGGGAGTTAGACCTTTTGGAGTTTCATTTATAATAGCGGGCGTTGATAGGGCTGGACCAAGACTATACATGACGGAACCAAGCGGAGCATATGCTGGTTATCATGCTGTTGTCATAGGTGTGGGCGCCCAAATAGCCACGGAGCTTCTTGAGAAACACTATGAATTAGGCCTCAATGTTGAGAAAGGGATATTTTTAGCATTAAAGTGTATGGAGGCCGTTATCGAAGGAGGATTACAAGCCGATAAAATTGAAATAGCGATTGCTGAAGTCAAGAGGGGGCGCTTCGATAAACTTAGACCTGAAGACGTCAGGCGGCTAATAGAGAAGTACAAAGGTGGCAAAGAAAGCGGATGA
- a CDS encoding phosphoadenosine phosphosulfate reductase family protein — MKIHRLYWCRRCNVPLLTESCNLCRKDEVTEVKITPPGNVKPLFEPEGLRLRKLISETYGEEAASLIAPKDRIVVLNKVPHEDLAYETICDGHLIGLWRYEVRKAKWIFLPHMEGARRLASIKARKWITVDRGAEKAIVDGGKNLLAPGVIEFDREIKEDDFVYIVNTEWKAIAVGKVVTSLDHRIKIRKGVVVKVKYSDKPKDPEITDTKATWTEAVKANEIFLKNRELKAIEFISRESTKYDKPILVSFSGGKDSLTVLILVKKALDKLNMKFHVLFSNTGVEYPETEAYVNRIVKQMNLEDRTIKINTFSNFFDALEVFGPPARDFRWCCKTCKLAPLAYIVRSMGGECVTFIGSRWVESIKRKKQGAMWESVWIKGQIGISPIYDWGTLDVWLYLLKEGVELNPLYHEGLERVGCWVCPSMDLAEMQIVRVLLGEKLADYLERVRKMLMLEEEGEKLGLWRWRFRWPKWIKDAKIKNLRREGPQDYYFKMGKLIVNAGSGDDVRRMMSILRTLYDLRVDEKRIELIIGKRKVAEIIVSEDGKIIVKGQEAHLKRIFRSIARALVCVKCRLCIALCPNNAASLSEEGFIEISSDKCMMCGECNYLCPVWAYSLKSPHLAKRLLE; from the coding sequence ATGAAGATTCATCGTCTCTACTGGTGTAGAAGATGTAACGTCCCCCTGCTTACAGAGAGTTGCAATTTATGTCGAAAAGACGAGGTGACGGAAGTCAAGATAACGCCGCCAGGTAATGTAAAGCCTCTTTTCGAACCCGAGGGGTTAAGGTTACGTAAATTGATAAGCGAGACGTACGGGGAAGAAGCTGCTTCACTCATTGCTCCCAAGGATAGAATAGTGGTGCTGAACAAAGTACCTCATGAGGATTTGGCTTACGAAACGATATGTGATGGACATTTAATAGGATTGTGGAGATATGAGGTAAGGAAGGCCAAATGGATCTTTTTACCGCATATGGAGGGAGCTAGAAGATTAGCTAGCATAAAAGCAAGGAAGTGGATTACCGTAGATCGAGGAGCAGAAAAGGCAATTGTTGATGGTGGCAAGAATCTCTTAGCACCAGGGGTCATAGAGTTTGATAGGGAGATTAAGGAGGATGATTTCGTCTACATAGTAAACACGGAGTGGAAAGCGATAGCAGTAGGCAAGGTGGTCACCAGTCTTGATCATAGGATAAAAATTAGAAAAGGTGTTGTGGTAAAGGTAAAATACTCGGATAAGCCCAAAGATCCAGAAATAACAGATACAAAAGCAACCTGGACTGAGGCCGTTAAAGCAAACGAAATCTTTCTGAAGAACAGAGAGTTAAAGGCCATAGAATTCATAAGTAGAGAGAGCACAAAATACGATAAGCCAATACTCGTTTCGTTCTCTGGGGGTAAAGATAGTTTAACTGTATTAATATTAGTTAAAAAAGCTTTAGATAAGTTGAACATGAAGTTTCACGTGCTTTTCTCGAATACGGGAGTTGAGTATCCTGAGACTGAAGCTTACGTAAATAGGATAGTCAAACAAATGAACTTAGAGGATAGAACCATAAAGATTAATACCTTTTCGAATTTTTTCGATGCACTTGAGGTATTTGGCCCTCCGGCCCGTGACTTTAGATGGTGTTGCAAAACTTGCAAATTAGCTCCTCTAGCCTACATTGTAAGAAGCATGGGTGGTGAATGTGTAACATTCATAGGTTCTAGGTGGGTGGAGTCAATTAAGAGGAAGAAGCAAGGTGCTATGTGGGAGAGCGTTTGGATTAAAGGTCAGATTGGTATTTCACCGATATACGATTGGGGGACGCTTGATGTGTGGCTTTACCTCTTAAAGGAGGGAGTAGAGTTGAACCCTCTTTACCATGAAGGTCTTGAAAGGGTAGGTTGTTGGGTCTGCCCTAGCATGGACCTAGCTGAGATGCAAATAGTGCGCGTACTATTAGGAGAAAAATTGGCAGATTACTTGGAGAGAGTAAGAAAGATGCTAATGCTTGAAGAAGAGGGAGAGAAGCTTGGCCTGTGGCGATGGAGATTCAGGTGGCCTAAGTGGATTAAAGACGCCAAAATTAAGAATTTACGTAGAGAAGGTCCTCAAGACTATTACTTTAAGATGGGTAAGTTAATAGTCAATGCAGGAAGTGGAGATGATGTCCGAAGAATGATGAGCATCTTAAGAACTCTCTACGACTTGCGTGTTGACGAGAAAAGAATCGAGTTGATCATTGGTAAAAGAAAGGTTGCAGAAATTATTGTAAGTGAGGACGGTAAGATCATAGTAAAGGGTCAAGAGGCTCATCTCAAGCGAATATTTAGAAGCATAGCCAGGGCATTAGTTTGCGTGAAATGCAGGTTATGCATAGCTCTATGTCCCAACAATGCAGCATCGTTATCAGAGGAGGGTTTCATTGAAATATCAAGCGACAAGTGCATGATGTGTGGTGAGTGTAATTACCTATGCCCGGTATGGGCGTATAGCTTAAAGAGTCCTCATCTTGCGAAAAGATTATTAGAATAA